The Labeo rohita strain BAU-BD-2019 chromosome 10, IGBB_LRoh.1.0, whole genome shotgun sequence genomic interval atgagagtatagttcctagccatatcggccTAGAAAAATCGCAACttcattttctgtcagtcttagtacacaatgtaactacagaagagtcaagttttaaataggaaaaatatcgaaactctttggtcatttttgagcgagatgttaacagtctaatcagattcaatgatctatgctaagctatgctaaaagtgctaacaccagacccggagatcggctgaatggattcaaaaacggtaaaactcaactgtttaactctaggggagctGGAAAATGAGTCTATTTTTAAAGATAGTGGTGCGTTCTTTTAAACCTTTGAAAAGTCTTACCCGAACATTCAAATCTGTGTTCACGCACAGACAGCAGATATTTACCATGTTTGGGTAAGAAACAGCTTCACAGTATTTCAACTACACAGTATTATTTCTGCCTTACAGTCATTCGTATTATCACAGAAATACTGGGATGAAATTCATAGTTCAGATGTAAACACTGATGTCCATGTTAGCGATCAAAATAGAGGAAATTCCCTTTTGAAAGTAATTGGGGCTTGAAATAACATTGCATTGTTAGGTGGTGaaaagtgacttaaaaaaaatgtatctgtcattgaatcattcattcaagagattcgttcaaaaaccagtaatgaaacaagtgaagtatttatgagtgaataatttattcaaaccactttttcatatttttactattaaaattggtgcattaaatatattttaaatacatatatattaaaatgtttaataattcattcaaattaattaaacatttaaatagattgcagcaataatattttgtcagacgttattttgtttagttcagAATCGTGGGAGAATCGTGATTTTTATTTGAGACTTgtgattctcaatttatccagaatcgtgcaCCAAGCAAGTGAAGTAACAAAACTTAAATCTATCCATTAAATTAAAGCAATCTATGCGTAAATAAGATGTTTTGTTGCTAGAAACATTCTAGATTAAACCTGCTGTTTGTACTGTATTATGTATTGTATTTTCACTCTTGTCAAGGCAGTTTTTGCCTGTTAGGACCAGAGTTTACCAATATCCCCAGTGGGGAAGCACCAGGAGTTAAGGAACCCTTTGAGCAAGACCATTAGGTTCGCTTTAGTTTCACTGTTGTCTGTCTTGGTTTTAGGTTCTACGCATCCCTCAGCTGCACCTTTCGGACACCCTCCACATCATCCTAGCAATTTCCTTACCCCAGCACCCCACTTAGGTAAGTTGACAAGACTCACATACACTTGCATAATCACGTTCACACTCCTCCACTAGGTGTCACTTTACAGTCAACAACTGCTTATTCTTGACTGAAATGTGTGTATTCAGgccaatgtcctgcagagtttagctccaatttGCCCCCACACACTCAGCCTGGAAGTTTATAGTAATCCtacagaccttgattagctggttcaggtgtgtttaattaggactggagctaaactctatagcaggggtgcccaaccctgtacCTGGAGAttgaccttcctgcagagtttagttccgaCCCTAATcgaacacacctgtctgtaattatcaagtgctccttcagatcctaattagctggttcaggtgtgtttggtcagggttggagctgaactctgcaggaagttcgatctccaggaccagggttgagcacccctgctctacAGGGTATTGGCCCTGCAGGAGAAGGATTGGACAATCTTGGATTAACGTTACTAAACGTCTGAAAGGCAGTGGATATACATATtggcaaaacattatttatttatttgttaattttttgttaattgttaattttttttcaactaaTAATTCAGTGAGTTTAAAACCGGTTTATGACCTTATTCTTTTCAGTGTGGAAGTATtatctgctatagggaaataatgagaataacAACAACGTGCAGTTagcggtaaaactgtttgcactacaaacgactgtgttcataattaagaaaatacattaaaataatatggtcaGAAACAACAATTTGCTATATCAAGCAATTttcccactcttatgggaaaaataaggtgggtaAAAAGGGGGGGTAGGTTAAGCCAAAACATTCTGCGATGAAGCAAGCTGTAATTCATTGGTGATTCACACAGTCGTTTAATTGACTGATTCTTTGTTCCTCTTTTGACTGACAGAGCCCTTCAACAGACCGGCTTCATTTGGAGGTCTGGCCTCATTAAGCACTGCAGCCTTTGGTGGGCTGGGAAACCCAGCACTCGGTAAGTGCCAATTAGTCAGCTGTTTTGTATTAGAAAGTTCACCTTCagtcaacattttattattcagaaatacagtacattacaACACGTATAATATTCGGACATCAAAGACTACTCATgcatgaaatggaaaaaatcaAGATCAGTAGAATCTTACCATGTTGGTTTTTTCCATCTCCCAGCATCCAACTCTGTATTTGGCCACAAAGATGCAGCCAGCGCACAACAGCACTTCAGCGGACCCCACGAGCCATGGAACAGACTCCACCGGACTCCACCGTCCTTCCCCACCCCACCTCCCTGGCTAAAACCTGGAGACTCAGAACGCAGTGCGTCGGTCAGCTCCCATGAGAGAGAACGAGAACGAGAACGGGAGAGGGAACGAGAACGTGAAAGGGACAGAGAAAGGGAACGTGACCTGGACAAGAGAGATTCATCAGTCAACAAGGATGACAAAGAGCGGTGTGTAGAGCTAGATCTATTACTGTCATGTATTACTGTACAGTCAGCTAGCCATTATTGCAGAATAAACCCAGAAAGGCTGATAAAGTATAACAACGTTAAAGTCTTAAAGTcatatattttgagaataaagtcgaaattttgagaaattatgataattaagtcaattaaagttataatattttgagagtgtAACCTGTGCATGCACAAGTTGCCAGACCACCAGAActgatttgaatatatgtgaccctggaccacaaaccagtcttaagcagtacaggtatatttgtagcaatggccaaaaacacattgtatggtttaaaattatagatttttcttttatgccaaaaataattaggatattaagcaaatatcatgttccatgaagatatttggtgAATTTCCTttcgtaaatatataaaaacctaatttttgattagtaatatgcattgctaagaacttcatttggagaaccttgaaggcgattttctcaatattttgaatttgtgttttttgggggttttttgcaccctcagattcgagatattcaaatagttgtatctcaaccaaatatcgtcctatcctaacaaaccatatgtcatctgaaagctgcataaataagctttatattggtgtatacatctcaattttaaaaaaaattatccttatggctggttttgtggtccagggtcacatatgtgggattattagcagaaatcataccatgtgtAATACTCGCAAGGACATAATATTTCACGTCTTTGCATTCATTAGGCCTATTTGTAGTGGgccagccacccaataatagtaatacgctttaggtacttttaatataaaacagtctcagctttcaaaatctgtcaattttatagcgaaatacaaacaatgtcttgcaataatgtgtttttcacgctctttaatgtcaactttattctcatgtATTTCACTCGTCTTTTCGATTAGAATGAGACTTTCGTTTCATTCAATTATagtttctttgtgaaaattccaccacctactcCACAAAAACATCTGTGGCATCCAATCTTTCATTcatcacatgtatttaattaaaaacaacaataaaacgcTCTAAAGGTGAAAGTGGACACCAACTCATTAACATAAGtcttgttgtcttttctgaggtatataAGTGAATATAAGTTTATTCacagtataatacagtaaatgattggaaataatatttaacgtcttccatttaTTTGTAGCACGCCAGCTACCCAGTAATCACAATAATTGTGtgcttttttgcttttaatataacacatcTCAGCTTTCAAACTGTGTcagttttattacaaaatacaaattataatagtttttcctctttatttcaagtttctagcaaaatataaatgtgatgAAACAGCAGAATGAATGGAAAAAACAGTATAGCCTCATTTATCGGAAAGATGACTGATTCACGTGCCGCTTAAAGTGAGGTGAATACAGCGATCGGTCATGCCACATGAAAGAGcgtgaaaaatacattattgtaacagacatattgtttgtatttcgctataaaactgacagattttgaaagctgagatcTTGAAATATCTTGGTGCTCCCAATCCGGACCCTTTGCATGCGCAATAAGCTAGGATATACTCTCAAAACTTCAATCTTGTAATTGTTTACTTactaattttcataatttagactttattcttgaaatatttcgactttattcttgaaacacttagaatttattcacaaaatatttccactTCATACTCAAAATTTTACAACTTTAACATCTTGTCATCCTGAAGagatttatttcacaataatgaCCAACTGAATACTGTCCAAAGATTTGTCTCGATAGTAATGATCCGTTTCACCTCTAGGGAACCTGCGGAAAAGAGGCACCAGAATCACCCATCCCCGATTCCTGTGAACCCCCTCACTCTGATAAGTCACAACCGGTCGTCCGAGCCCTCCCGGAACCACATCCCTTCTAATGACTCTCGGGACAAGGACAAGCCCAAAGACCGCGAGAGAGAACGAGAGCACTCGGACTGGAAAGACTCCAACACAGATGAGCACAAAGTGAAGGAGAATCACCACAGCGACAAGGACACTCCCATAATCCATGATGGCCGGGTTTCTGAAGACAAGCCAGCCAATCGGGTCACAGCGTCACCCTACATGCGGCCAGCCGGCATAGATCGAGTGAACGGCGGGCTGACTCGAGATATTCTGGAGAAGAAAGCTGATATCACCTATGAGAAGAAAAACAGTGAGGTGAAGGTGAAAGAAGAGAGGAAAGAGGAGCAGGACGGTCCCACAGAAAGATCCCCAGAGCAAAGATCCACACCGCAagcacctcctcctcctcctcctcctccgcctcctgctctccACCCTCCATCTTCAATGCCGGTACCCATGGGCATGGCCAGTATGCATCCCATAAACAGTATCAGCAGTCTGGAGAGGACTCGTATGGTGGCACCCTTCATGGGAATCAGTCCCATCCCAGGGGCTGAGAGGTTCCCCTATCCCGCCTTTCATTGGGATCCCATGAGGGACCCCTACCGGGGACTCGATATCCACCGCAGGGATCCGTTAGCACGGGATCTGCTACTGCGGAATGACCCTCTGCACCGGTTAGCGGCGCCACGGCTTTACGAAGCAGAGCGTTCGTACCGGGACCGTGAGCCTCATGACTTTAACCGAGACCACCCTCATGGGCTGACCTTGGAACAGCGGCGGGAACAAGAGCGGGCGCATCTAGAGGAGCGGGAACGGCTGCACTTGCTCCGAGAAGACTATGAACAGGGGCGTCTGCACCCAATGCATCACCCCGCTTTAGATGGACACCTCCCTCACCCGGGCCTCATGGCCCCTGGACTTCCCAGCATGCACTACCCCCGTGTTAGCCCCTCCTCTGCCGTGGCCGCTGCCGCCCAGAACGGAATCCTCAACAAAACCCCTCCCACCGCATCACTCAGTGCCCCGCCCCCTCTTATCCCAACCCTGGGAGCACGTTCCACGTCTCCCAGACGGACTACCCCACTCGGCACTGACATTAGAGACAGACccccttcacacacacacaaagacatcGAGGCGCGGTGAAACCCCTGATGGACTTTAATGGAACTCAAAAGCAAGCACTTGAGGCTGTATCATATCTGTGTATAGATGTGCATTactgattgttttttttctgtttgttgcgttttgtttttgtacaaaaGACTGAGATTTTTCATGCTCTTTTATCCTGTTCGCTCCTGCGTTGGTGTGTATTCTTAAACATGTACAGTACACTGATCTCGAGCAAGTGGACAAACGCTAGATCTCCAACATGGAAATGATGATCTTGGAATGTACAGGTACCTCAATACATTGCAAAAAGGCAGAACTTGTAGATATGTGCAAAGTTGGTGTGTTTCGCTCCttgaggataaaaaaaaaaattaaggtacAAATATGCAAATGGGTGTTATGAAAGCTTTACTTTGAAATGCTGTACATA includes:
- the auts2a gene encoding autism susceptibility gene 2 protein homolog isoform X8, with amino-acid sequence METHSSVPDFSVDTLSTNASQELRGLGIPKVSGLERSQEKSQETSRELSSATPSLVPTSHPKPPLPAPLHVQPPPSNRGIPLPPSPAQTQHPCPERPLRPLSPPTTLPQTQGQEPCQAPPAQPQHPPEPPPHPRPPRTPGIYHHPPSPALPAQQNPTQPVQHRPPSRCHPRPISAYSGSLTLNGLSSSRSSTPGKPPGPSPAPHLHHHQPAAASFPLPLPANPTASHTFPPSLPPSTLPHHSNMFASPAALPPPPPLTSNTLPVPGHPAGSAYSEQDLLRQELNTRFLASQSADRGASLGPPPYLRTEFHQHQHQHQHQHTHQHTHQHTFTPFPHAIMPTPAPPMVRTPARNFDKYPTKVDPFYRHSLFHSYPPAVSGIPPVIPPTGPFGSLQGAFQPKTSNPLDVAARPGAVPHTLLQKDPRLTDPFRPVLRKPGKWCAMHVHIAWQIYHHQQKVKQQMQVDPHKLDFGLKPEFLSRPPGPTLFGAIHHPHDLARPASLFSAAGSTHPSAAPFGHPPHHPSNFLTPAPHLEPFNRPASFGGLASLSTAAFGGLGNPALASNSVFGHKDAASAQQHFSGPHEPWNRLHRTPPSFPTPPPWLKPGDSERSASVSSHERERERERERERERERDRERERDLDKRDSSVNKDDKEREPAEKRHQNHPSPIPVNPLTLISHNRSSEPSRNHIPSNDSRDKDKPKDREREREHSDWKDSNTDEHKVKENHHSDKDTPIIHDGRVSEDKPANRVTASPYMRPAGIDRVNGGLTRDILEKKADITYEKKNSEVKVKEERKEEQDGPTERSPEQRSTPQAPPPPPPPPPPALHPPSSMPVPMGMASMHPINSISSLERTRMVAPFMGISPIPGAERFPYPAFHWDPMRDPYRGLDIHRRDPLARDLLLRNDPLHRLAAPRLYEAERSYRDREPHDFNRDHPHGLTLEQRREQERAHLEERERLHLLREDYEQGRLHPMHHPALDGHLPHPGLMAPGLPSMHYPRVSPSSAVAAAAQNGILNKTPPTASLSAPPPLIPTLGARSTSPRRTTPLGTDIRDRPPSHTHKDIEAR
- the auts2a gene encoding autism susceptibility gene 2 protein homolog isoform X9; translated protein: MVPDFSVDTLSTNASQELRGLGIPKVSGLERSQEKSQETSRELSSATPSLVPTSHPKPPLPAPLHVQPPPSNRGIPLPPSPAQTQHPCPERPLRPLSPPTTLPQTQGQEPCQAPPAQPQHPPEPPPHPRPPRTPGIYHHPPSPALPAQQNPTQPVQHRPPSRCHPRPISAYSGSLTLNGLSSSRSSTPGKPPGPSPAPHLHHHQPAAASFPLPLPANPTASHTFPPSLPPSTLPHHSNMFASPAALPPPPPLTSNTLPVPGHPAGSAYSEQDLLRQELNTRFLASQSADRGASLGPPPYLRTEFHQHQHQHQHQHTHQHTHQHTFTPFPHAIMPTPAPPMVRTPARNFDKYPTKVDPFYRHSLFHSYPPAVSGIPPVIPPTGPFGSLQGAFQPKTSNPLDVAARPGAVPHTLLQKDPRLTDPFRPVLRKPGKWCAMHVHIAWQIYHHQQKVKQQMQVDPHKLDFGLKPEFLSRPPGPTLFGAIHHPHDLARPASLFSAAGSTHPSAAPFGHPPHHPSNFLTPAPHLEPFNRPASFGGLASLSTAAFGGLGNPALASNSVFGHKDAASAQQHFSGPHEPWNRLHRTPPSFPTPPPWLKPGDSERSASVSSHERERERERERERERERDRERERDLDKRDSSVNKDDKEREPAEKRHQNHPSPIPVNPLTLISHNRSSEPSRNHIPSNDSRDKDKPKDREREREHSDWKDSNTDEHKVKENHHSDKDTPIIHDGRVSEDKPANRVTASPYMRPAGIDRVNGGLTRDILEKKADITYEKKNSEVKVKEERKEEQDGPTERSPEQRSTPQAPPPPPPPPPPALHPPSSMPVPMGMASMHPINSISSLERTRMVAPFMGISPIPGAERFPYPAFHWDPMRDPYRGLDIHRRDPLARDLLLRNDPLHRLAAPRLYEAERSYRDREPHDFNRDHPHGLTLEQRREQERAHLEERERLHLLREDYEQGRLHPMHHPALDGHLPHPGLMAPGLPSMHYPRVSPSSAVAAAAQNGILNKTPPTASLSAPPPLIPTLGARSTSPRRTTPLGTDIRDRPPSHTHKDIEAR